A region of Argentina anserina chromosome 5, drPotAnse1.1, whole genome shotgun sequence DNA encodes the following proteins:
- the LOC126793660 gene encoding uncharacterized protein LOC126793660, whose translation MGNETYNRFNYHHHHYHHHHHHHYHPQLQINHRGTFLPMLCSRPSIKDVQVPSNASFSSDSVSPRISCMGQVKRSNKVSGFPITSQTINSSNNIKYSKLKKLFSGKNLTPATPTKTTATANSTAATATSCPSRSRRPPVSNAKQGRHCVTTTINLVDLDPPLPVIKRVPKSPQQGEEESLWKRRSGGAVLKGLQVKQVSLPSHQTQSTSV comes from the coding sequence ATGGGAAATGAGACGTACAACCGCTTTAactatcaccaccaccactaccaccaccaccaccaccaccactatcACCCTCAACTGCAAATTAACCATAGAGGCACATTCTTGCCCATGTTATGTTCAAGACCATCAATCAAAGACGTCCAGGTTCCAAGTAATGCTTCCTTCTCCTCTGACTCTGTGTCTCCAAGAATCAGTTGTATGGGCCAAGTTAAGAGAAGCAACAAAGTTTCTGGCTTTCCAATCACTTCCCAAACGATCAACAGCAGCAACAATATCAAGTATTCTAAGCTCAAGAAACTCTTCTCCGGCAAGAACCTCACCCCCGCCACTCCAACTAAAACCACCGCTACCGCCAATTCCACTGCTGCCACTGCCACCAGCTGTCCGAGCAGAAGCAGGAGACCACCAGTGAGTAATGCCAAACAAGGACGTCATTGTGTTACAACAACAATCAACTTAGTTGATCTGGATCCTCCTCTACCTGTGATCAAGAGAGTGCCGAAATCTCCCCAACAAGGAGAGGAGGAGAGCCTTTGGAAGAGAAGATCTGGTGGGGCTGTACTCAAAGGTTTGCAGGTGAAACAAGTTAGCCTTCCTAGTCATCAAACTCAATCTACAAGTGTATGA
- the LOC126793653 gene encoding vacuolar protein sorting-associated protein 9A-like, whose product MSLSAPSLILSSAYLIAVDLRESCSNRTAMENADVFTGLQEFLERMRQPSASDFVKSIKSFIVSFSNNAPDPERDSVAVQSFFHQMELDFRVHPLWAGCSEEELDSAGEGLEKYVMTKLFTRVFASLPDDVKVDNTLHEKMALVQQFIRPEHLDIKPPYQNESSWLLAQKELQKINMYKAPRDKLVCILNCCKVINNLLHNATIASNENTHGADEFLPVLIYVTLKANPPQLHSNLLYIQRFRRQSQLVAEAAYFFTNMCSVESFISNIDARALSMDETEFEKNMESARAILSGLSTDSNMQPNQSGQLANMNKEPTVPLKSSKVPSLSDLEDKGAALLVNDKQASQVFRQYPYLFADVGDLTVNDVEDLLNNYKQLVFKYVCLAKGLGNSAPSVPLKSSETQDYQHTETSRQQDHTRAAESSDESPKDTDKKDDGYNTESLFEVESLESQLLQDQTVAPQNSKHEESSQSQLS is encoded by the exons ATGTCACTATCGGCTCCATCGCTAATTTTAAGCTCTGCGTATCTAATCGCCGTGGACCTCAGAGAGTCTTGTTCCAATCGGACGGCGATGGAGAACGCCGACGTCTTCACGGGGCTGCAGGAATTTCTCGAGCGCATGCGTCAGCCGTCGGCCAGCGACTTCGTCAAGTCTATCAAAAG TTTCATAGTGTCGTTTTCGAACAATGCTCCTGATCCGGAGAGGGACAGTGTTGCAGTGCAGAGCTTCTTTCACCAAATGGAATTGGATTTTAGGGTTCATCCTCTTTGGGCTGGCTGCTCTGAAGAGGAGCTCGATAGTGCTGGCGAG GGACTGGAGAAGTATGTCATGACAAAGTTATTTACTCGTGTATTTGCTTCACTTCCAGATGATGTAAAAGTTGACAACACACTACATGAGAAGATGGCTTTAGTTCAACAGTTCATTCGACCAGAACATTTGGATATCAAGCCCCCTTATCAAAATGAATCATCATGGCTG CTTGCACAGAAAGAACTGCAGAAGATCAATATGTACAAGGCACCAAGGGATAAGCTTGTGTGTATACTCAATTGTTGCAAGGTTATCAATAACTTGCTGCACAATGCTACAATTGCTTCGAATGAGAATACCCATGGAGCTGATGAATTTCTTCCTGTCTTAATCTATGTTACTTTGAAG GCCAACCCTCCGCAACTGCACTCAAATTTGTTGTATATACAAAGATTCAGGCGACAATCTCAATTAGTAGCAGAAGCAGCCTATTTTTTCACAAACATGTGCTCCGTTGAATCCTTCATTTCAAATATTGATGCAAGAGCCCTGTCAATGGATGAAACCGAGTTTGAAAAGAACATGGAATCTGCTCGAGCAATTTTATCAGGACTCTCAACTGATTCGAACATGCAGCCTAATCAAAGTGGTCAGCTTGCGAATATGAACAAGGAGCCAACAGTACCCctaaaatcatcaaaagttccATCACTTTCAGATTTGGAGGATAAGGGTGCAGCACTCCTTGTAAACGATAAACAGGCAAGCCAAGTTTTCCGGCAGTATCCATACTTGTTTGCGGATGTTGGTGATCTGACAGTCAATGATGTAGAAGACCTTCTTAATAATTACAAGCAGCTTGTTTTCAAATATGTGTGTCTCGCCAAGGGATTGGGTAATTCTGCTCCATCTGTTCCTTTAAAGAGTTCAGAAACACAGGATTACCAGCATACTGAAACTTCAAGGCAACAGGACCATACTAGGGCTGCAGAGTCCAGTGATGAGTCACCAAAGGATACTGATAAAAAGGACGATGGGTATAATACAGAGTCTCTTTTTGAAGTGGAAAGTTTGGAATCTCAATTGTTGCAGGACCAAACAGTAGCACCACAAAACAGTAAACACGAAGAGTCCTCTCAATCACAGCTCTCCTAG